ATCTTCCTGATGAAGGTGATGTGCTTCGCGATATTCGCGTGTGCGGTCAACTTGCTCGTCGGCTATGTTGGGCTGTTGTCACTCGGGCATTCCATGTTTTTTGGCATGTCTGCCTATGTCACGGCGTATACCCTCAAGGAATGGGGTTGGCCGTTCGAGATTGCGCTGCTCTGTGCCGTCCTGGCGAGCACGGTGCTGGGCTTTATCGCCGGCGCGATCGCGATCCGAAGGCAAGGAATCTACTTCGCGATGATCACGTTGGCCCTGGCACAGATGGTCTATTTCTTCTGCCTTCAGGCGCCGTTCACTGGTGGCGAGGACGGTCTGCAGAAGGTTCCTCGGCCAGTGGTCCTCGGCCTGCTCGACACCGCCGACGACAAGGCCCTCTATGTCATCGTGCTCGTGATGTTCCTCGCGGCGTTCGCCATCTATCACCGGACGATTCATTCACCTTTCGGCCAGGTGCTCGAAGCCATACGCGACAACGAGCCGAGAGCCGTCTCGCTGGGCTACAAGGTCAATCGATACAAGTTGCTGGCGTTTGTGCTCTCGGCCGCGCTGACCGGGTTGGCTGGCGGAACCAAAGTGCTCGTCTTTCAGCTTGCTTCACTCACAGACGTGAATTGGCACATGGCCACCGAAGTGGTTCTGATGGTGCTGGTCGGCGGCATGGGTACTGTCGTGGGTCCCTTGGTGGGAGCGGTCTGCATTCTCGCCATGCAGGAATACCTGGCTCCGCTTGGTGAGTGGGTGATGGTGATCCAGGGGGTGATCCTGGTCACTGTGGTCATGGTCTTCCGTCGCGGACTGGTGGGCGAATTCGAGGTATGGCGCGCTCGCAAGAGTTCACTGACCGAGGCTGCTGAACACCCTGGCCATCAAGAACGCGCTGTCGGGCTTGCTGCCCCGAAGGGTGCGAATCCACACCGCTGAGCTCCACCTTTTTTTTGATTTTCAGTTTGCATGAGATGCACAAGGGTTGCCCTGGACGCACGCGAGTGCAGACACCTTTTCCATGACCACTACCAACTTCCTCAGAAAGGAATGAACATGTCCTCGAAAGCGCTCAAGTTCTTCGCAGCCGGCTTGGCTGCGCTCACCGCCATCGCGAGCCTTGTCGCCCCGGGACCTGCCAGCGCGCAAGTGTCAGGCGATGTCGTGAAGATCGGCATCCTGAACGACCAGTCCGGCCTGTACTCAGACTTGGCCGGCGTTGGCTCGGTGGAGGCCGCCCGCCTGGCGATCGAAGAGTTCGGTGGCCAGGTGCTCGGCAAGAAGATCGAACTTGTCTGGGCGGACCACCAAAACAAGGCGGACATCGGCGCAGGCATCGCGCGAGCCTGGTTCGACAAGGACGGCGTCGACGCGATCGCCGATTTCTCGAACTCCAGTGTGGGGTTCGCCGTGCAGGCACTCGCGAACGAGCGCAAGAAGATCACGCTGATCACCGCAGCGTCCTCCGACTTCACTGGAAAGGCGTGCACGCCGTTGTCCACCCAGTGGGTCTACAACAGCTACAGCAACGGCTATGGCCTGGCCCGTCTCATGACCCAACGCGGCCTGGACTCCGTCTATCTCCTGACGGTGGACTACGCGTTTGGCCATGCCTTTGCGAACGATGTCCGAAAGGCCGTCACCGACAACGGCGGAAAGGTCGTCGGCGAGTTGCGTTTTCCCCTCAACTCCTCGGACCTGAGTTCGTACCTGCTTCAAGGGCAGGCCTCCAAGGCCAAGCTGATCGTGGCGGCGAGCGCCGGCAGCGACATGACCTCGATCGTCAAGCAGGCGACTGAGTTCGGCATCACCCCGAAGCAGGCGCTGGCGGCGCCCTCTGTCTTTCTGACGGATGTGCACAGCATGGGGCTGCAAGCCGCGCAAGGCCTGCAGTTCCTGACGGCGTTCTACTGGGATCGAACCCCGGCCTCACGCGCATGGTCGGAGAAGTTCTTCGCGCGCCGCAAGGCGATGCCGACGATGACCCAGGCGGGGGTCTACTCCGCCGTGCGGCATTACCTCAAGGCCATCGAGGCCGCCAAGACCGATGACGCGGCTGCGGTCGCCGACAAGATGCGCGAACTGCCCATCAAGGACATGAACATCGAGAACGGCCGCGTCCGCGAGGACGGGCAAGCGATGCACGACATGTACCTCGTCGAGGTCAAGAAGCCGGCCGAATCCAAACGCGCCTGGGACTACTACAAGGTCGTTGCCACCGTCCCTGCAGAGCAAGCGTTCCAGCCGCTCGCCACCAGCGCCTGTCCGCTGGTCAAGAAGTAATCAATTTCCAAACCCTTCCAAGGAGAAAAAAGTGAGCGATTCCATCCGTATGAAACTCGACGAGGTCCATGAGCTCGCAACAACGCTGTTGCTCGCCCAGGGCTTCAACCAGGCCCACGCCAACGCCATCGCCAACACGGTGACTGCGGCCGAGCGCGACGAGTGCCGCCATCACGGCTTGTTCCGCATTCCCTTCTACGTCAATGCATTGCGCGCTGGGCAAGCTTCCGGTGATGCGGAGCCGACAGTCGACGACCTTGCGCCTGCCGTGGTGCGAGTCGATGCCCACTATGGCTTCTCACCGCTGGCGCTGGAAGTCGGCGATGAGCTCCTCGCCAAGCGGGCGCAGGAGACGGGCATCGCCGCACTGGCCGTCAACAACGCCCTCAACGTGGCGGCCTTGTGGCCAGAGGTCGAGCGCCTGGCGAACCGTGGCCTGGTCGCGTTCGCGTTTGTCGCCGCAGCGCCCTACGTTGCGCCGCATGGCGGCACCAAGCCGCTTTACGGCACCAACCCCATGGCCTTTGCCTGGCCCCGGCTCAACAATCCGCCGATGGTCTTCGACCAAGCTTCGAGCGCAAGCGCACGCGGCGAAATCCAGGTTCGTCTGCGTGATGGCAAGCCACTGCCCGAAGGGTGGGCGGTGGGCCCGGACGGGAAGCCGACAACGGACCCGAAGGCCGCTCTTGCAGGCGCTCAGCTGCCGTTCGGTGGTGTGAAGGGCGCCTCCATTGCGATGATGGTCGAGTTACTCGCCGGTCCGTTGGTCGGTGATCTGCTGAGCTACGAGGCTGGCGAGAAGGATGCCGCGAACACCGGCGCGCCGTGCGGCGGCGAGCTGATCATTGCCATCGACCCTGTTCGATGCCTCAAGAACGGCAACCGCAAGGCGCAGTTGGAACACGGGGAACAGCTGTTCAGCAAGATCCTCGAGCAGGAGGGAACGCGGCTGCCGTCGCAGCGCCGGTATGAAGCCCGCGGACGTACGGTGGTGGAAGGCGTCACCGTGCCGAAGTCACTGTACGACACGCTGAAGCTGTTCAGCACCGGCACCTATGTGCGGCAGGATAACGCCTACGAGGGCGACGACCTGCTGCGTGGAAAGCCTGCAAAGGCAGTGGCCTGAGCATGGTCGCCCCAAGCCAGACTTCCCAGTACGCGCCAACGCCGCGTACCCAAGTCCGACGTCGGCCGGAGCGTGCCAGCTACGATCGTCAGTTGGTCCATTCGATCATCGACGAGGCGATCGTCTGCCACGTGAGTTTTATCTACGAGGATCAGCCGTGCATCATTCCGACGACGATCCTTCGCATCGATGAAGACATCTATCTCCACGGCAGCCCGACGAATCGAATGCTGTGCGTCCTCGCTCAAGGTGTACCGGCTGCCATCGCCGTCACCCACATCGATGCGGTTGTGGCGGGTCGGTCCGGGTTCGGTTGCAGCGTGGACTATCGATCCGCCATCATTTACTCCAGCGGGCAACTCGTGGAGGGACCGCACAAGGCGGAGATCGTCGACCGCGTGATTCAGTCCGTCGTGCCGGGTCATCGGGTGCGTGCGCCAAAGCAAAAGGAGCTCGACGCGACGATGGTGCTGCGCTTCCCAATAGTCGAAGTCTCTGCGAAAGTCCGCGACCTCGGCGTGCGCGACTACGAAGAGGACCTGGGGCTGGACTTGTGGGCCGGCACGATACCGTTGCGCGTCGTGGCCGGAGCACCGGTCAATGCGCCGGATCTGCGGCCGGGCATCAGGACTCCGGATTACGCGCTGAACTACCAACGCGGCCGGGGCTAGTCGCGGTTTCGGCTGACTGCGCACAAGGACCAGCATGTGCATTCGCGGCGTACGGAGGTCTGCTGCGCCGGCGTGCCCCGGCGCCCGGCCGCCGCCTCGACAAGGGTGCACAAGCCTCTTCCACTACTTCCCATCTCGTCACCTCATGGCCACTAGAAGCTACCGTCAGCCGGCAACGCCGCTTGACTATCGGAACCAAGCAGCGGTTCCGGACCATCAACGCTATTCGGACAATTGGCGCGCGATGAGCGAGGCAACGCGAAGGCGCCTGGTACATTGGTCCGACGTACCGTACGGGCGGGGAGAACTGCAAACGTGCGACATCTTTCCTGCTCGGAACAACAATGCGCCGGTCTTCGTCTTCATTCATGGCGGCTGGTGGCACTTCCTGGACAAGTCGGACTACAGCTACGTTGCGCAGCCGTTTGTCGAGCGCGGCGCGGCATGCGTCTGCATCAACTATCCGCTTGCCCCGAAGGCAACGATCGGTGAGATCGTCGCCAGCGTGCAAGCGGCACTGCTATGGATACATCACAACATCCGTGAATATGGAGGTGATCCCGGCAGAATCGCGGTGGGCGGGCATTCTGCGGGCGGCCACCTGTCGGCCATGTCTGCGTTCACGAACTGGGACAAGCTCGGCGGACCGGAGAACCTGGTCAAGGTCAATTGCGCCATCAGCGGTCTCTACGACCTTGTTCCCATCCTCGACACACCCCACAACGAGAAGATCCGGATGGACAGGGCGACTGCGGACGCGGCGAGCCCCGTCGATCTGGTCCGCCCTTCGGCTGCAAAGCACATCCTGTGCGTCGGAGCCGCGGAAACCGCTGGCTTCCTCTGGCAGCACGACACCTTTGTCGAACTTTGCAAAGAGCGAGGGTTGGTCGTCGAGGATCTGCGCCTTGCAGGTGAGCATCATTTCAGCGTTGTCGACCAAGTGGCCAACGCTGAAAGCGAGTTGTTCAAGTCGCTTTGGACCGCGATGACTGCGGGCTAGCGAAGCGCTGCGCGTTGCTGGTCAGGCGCTCGATATGCCGCCGTCCTGCAGTTCACGCAGTATGCGGCGATCTACAGTCAAGTTCGCTCAAGGCCGTCAATACTTTGAATAGTTCTGCGAAATTCGAAAAATTCGAACAAATGTTCGATCGCTAAAACTTGATGATAGCGAACAAGACATACCCTGCCATGCCCATGAGCACCCCCCTTGTTCACGTCTGCGAAACCTTCTTTCAGTCCTCTGGGTTAGCCGTGGGCGCGCGCGCGATCTGGCCCTTGGAGGCAGAAGCCCTCCTGCAGAAACTGCCAATCGAGGTCGCTTTGGATTCCGTACTGCTTCCTGAGGCGGCGGATGAGGTCGAGCGCATTCAGCACCAGCTTGCTCGTCGTGACGGACCCGTCGTTTGCGTCGAACGCATGCAGCCCGGGGATGCAGACGTACCGCTCGAGCGCCTCATGATCGAGCGTGCCTTGAGCATCAACACCGCGGCTGCCGGTGGGAACGCTTCACTTATGTCGATCGGTTGAATATGCACTATCAAATTGCGTTCGTGGGTGGCGGCAACATGGCCCAAGCGATGGTTTCGGGTCTGCTGCAGTTGGGGGTGCCTCCGCACGAAGTTCTCGTCATCGACCCCGATGTCCAACAGTTGAAGCGAGTGCAGGAAGCCCATGGCGTGCGAGTTGCTGACACGCCGGATGGCAATCTCGATGGCGTGGACTTGATCGTCTGGGCGGTAAAGCCACAGGTGCTTCGCTCGGCGGCGGAGAAGGCACTGCCTCCCGGCCTCGATGTCCTGCACCTGAGCGTCGCTGCGGGAGTGCGGCTCTCCGAGTTGGCAACATGGCTGCGGTCCGGGCGCGTCGTGCGCGCCATGCCGAATACGCCTGCCTTCGTCCGGGCGGGCGTGACGGCGCTGCAGGCAGCCTCGGGTGTGGACGAATCGGAGCGCCGCCTGCTCGAGCGCCTGTTGGGAGGGATCGGCCGAACATTCTGGGTGAACACCGACGCAGAAATGGACGGCGTCACTGCGGTCAGCGGCAGTGGGCCGGCGTACGTGTTTCACTTCCTCGAAAGCCTCCAATCGGCCGGTGAGGAGCTCGGCTTCTCGCCCCGGATGGCGCATGATCTGGCGCTCTGGGTTGTGGGCGGCGCAGTGCAGCAGGCAGGCGCCAGCCCTGAATCGTTCGCGGAGCTACGCCGCCGGGTCACCTCCAAGGGCGGAACGACGGAGGCGGCGCTGGAAGTTCTGCATGCACGCAATTGCAAGGGCGCATTGGCTGAGGCGGTGAAAGCAGCGGCGGATCGCGCACGCGAACTAGGCGATCAAGTGGCACAGGGGTGACGAGGCGATCTGTCGCGGACGGCGTCAGGGCCGGCGAACGCAGGCGAGATCACGCTCATGAAGGCGGTGGGGACCGCACTGGAAGACCGGTCCGCCGTGTCACTGGCTTTCGATGCGCTCCAGCCGGACGCGATGGGCGCTCCCGCAACGTCAAGCAACGGCGTCTGGACCAGACTGGTTGTTGCCAACCACCTCGTTGCCGGACGCAAGACGCGAAAGAACCGGTCGGGTGCTTCAAGAGGTGCATCGCCCGCAGATGCCGTCTCGCAAAGTGGCACCGTCCGAAAGCCATAAGTGGCTAGTAGGTCTGCGAATTGCCAGCCTAAGCTCAACCCGCGCCAGAGTGATTGGCACTCCGATCAAAAGATCGCGAGGTGGCGATCTCTTCGAAACCCACAACGTATGTCATTGCCTAACGCCTCTGTCTTGGAGGGTGTTCTCGTTCTCGATGCGGCCACCTACATTGCGGCGCCGTTGAGCGCGGCGATCCTCTCGGAGTTCGGCGCTCAAGTGATCAAGATCGAACACCCGCGCTCCGGGGATCCGCTGCGGCGCTTCGGAACGAAGGGGACTGATCCCGGGGCCTCCATGCAGTGGCTCAACGAGAACCGCAACAAGCGGTCGGTCACCATCGATCTCGGCAAGCCCGAAGGGCGAGACTTGTTCATTGCACTCGCAAAGCAAGCCGATGTCGTCGTGGAGAATTTCCGCCCCGGCACCTTTGAGAGATGGGGGTTGTCCTGGGAAACCCTTCACGCTGCCAACCCGCGTCTGGTGATGCTTCGGCTTTCCGCATTCGGCCAGGACGGGCCGCTCAGGGAGCAGGTTGGGCTTGCGCGCATCGCGCATGCATTCAGCGGAGTCATGTCCATCAGCGGTGAGCCGGATCGGCCCCCCGCGAATCCGGGGCCGACCTCCCTCGCTGACTACGTCGCGGGTGTCTACGGTGCGCTCGGCCTTCTCCTGGCCCTCTTGGAGCGAGAGCGGTCGGGGCAGGGACAGTTCGTCGATTTGGCACTCTATGAACCCATGTTGAGGACGATGGATGAGGCCTTTGCCGTCTTCGATCGGACCGGCTTCATTCGCCAACGCTTCGGATCGCAAGTTGCCACTGTCGCACCAACGGCCAACTATGAATGTGCTGACGGCCGTTTCGTCACGATAGGAATTCCCGATGAGAAGATGTTTGCGCGTCTTGCCTGCGCAATGAACTTGCCCCATTTGGCACAGCCCGGCTCCCAATTCTCGACCAACGCGATGCGCGTCGAGCATAGAACCGAGATCGAAAGTATCGTCCGCGCTTGGGTTGGATCGCATGACCGCGACACCGTGATCCGGTTGCTCCAGAACGCAGACGTTCCATGCGCGCCGATACTGGACGTGGGGGAGCTTGCGCGGCACCCGCACGTCGCGGCTCGCGAGAACTTCGTCACGCGCCCGGACGGTTCCGGCGGAACGATCACGATGCAGGCTCCCGTGCCTAAGCTTTCGCGCACACCCGGTCGGGTCTCAACCTCCGGCCCCGCGCTAGGGGAGGCGACAGACGAAATCCTGACTCGCCTGCTTGGATTGGGCGAGCTGGAACTCGCTGATCTGCGTGCGAAACAAGTCATATGAGTTCGCAGTTTCGGCAGCGCTCTACACTTGCACTTCACCGTTGCGACGGGGTGCTCGTGGTTTGTCTGAACCGTCCCAAGGCTCTCAACGCCATCAACCGAACGATGCGGGAAGAACTGCGCCAAACGCTCGGCGAAGCGCAGCGCGATGGCGGCATATCGGCTCTTGTGCTGACAGCCAGCGGCAGGGCGTTTTGTGCCGGGCACGACATCAAGGAACTACTGGCGCTTTCTCCATCTGCGGCGAGTGCGGTCATGCTGGAGATTGGTGACCTCTACCGTGACCTGCGCGCCTTCTCCAAACCCCTGGTCACTGCGCTCAACGGCCTGGCCCTCGGGGGCGGCGTGGCGCTGGCGCTCTTGTCGGACGCACGTCTCGCCATACCTGATTTCGAGTTCGGTTTTCCCGAGATTGACCACGGCCTGGTGACGGCACTCGGGCCGTGGTTGCTCGGGCTCTTCCTGCCGCCGGCACTTGCACATCAGATTGTGCTGAGCGGCGCGCGCCTGTCAGCCGAACAGTGCACCAAATATGGACTCGTCTCAGAAAGAGTCGAGCCGAACGATCTGCTCTCGAAGGCCATCTCCTGCGCGTCATCATTGGCAGAGAAACCGCAGAGCGCGTTCTCCATCATGAAGGCGCGATTTGCTGCGGTCACCGACGCCGGTTTTCACGAGGCATTGGCAGCTGGTGCCGGAATGCAAGAGGTCGCGCATGCGGCGCGATTGGAGGTCCGCTCACACTCGCAGAAGCACGAGCATGGTCCGGTCGAAGGAATCAGACCCCAACATTGCCAACGATCCAGCTCCTGATTGCACCTCTCGCTTCTGCCGCTTCCATCTCACTGTTCGGGCTGCCTGAAGAATCCTCGCACGAACGCTTGATCTTCGCGACGAACCCGGACGGACTCCGTGCACCGTCACACCCAGCGCGGTTCAGCGTTCGGCGGCTCACGCCTATCGAAATACCGGCAACGATGCAGATGTGATGGTCGAGGTCGGCTTGATTGGGGCGCGCGTCGTCAAACTTTTCGATCGCATGAGCAACGGGATTTCGCACTCGCGTGCAGCCGAACTCTGGGCCCGAAAGAAGCCTGGCATGGCGTAAGCGACGGCGCATTGGACCAAGAATCCTCTAAGTCCTTCAGCGTGCGCGAACTGGCCCCCCATATCCGAGCGAAGTGGTTTGCGCGGGGGGCGGGCTGCACAACTAGAGTGGCCAGGTCATTCCTGGGGAACCAACCATGTCTCTTCGCAATCTCGCACTGGGCGCCGTCTTGGCTGCCTTCCTGCTGCCGGTATCTGCACAGACCGACAACTTTCCACAGCGGCCCATCAGGCTTGTCGTGCCTTGGTCTCCTGGAGCTCACACCGACGCAGTTGCCCGCCTCATGGCCGATAGGCTGACTACCAGGCTCAAGCAGCCGGTCCTGGTCGATAACAAGCCGGGCGCCACCGGGATCATTGGCGCTACCCTGGTGGCTCGTTCGCAACCTGATGGGTACACGTTGCTGTTTGCGCTGCCGGAAACGAACGTGCTGAACCCATTGATCTACAAGAACATCGCGTACACCGCCAAGGACTTCGACGCAGTGGCGTTCATGGGCGTCGTGCCGTTTGCGCTCGTTGCCAACCCAAGCTCGAAAGCGAGCACGGTGTCCGACTTCGTTCGGCTGGCGAAGGAAAAGCCTGGAGCGGTCTCGGTTGCGACCTGGGGTATCGGGAGCACTGCGCATGTGGCTACTGCGTTGATTGAGCAGTCCGCGAACGTGCAACTGCTGCACGTTCCGTTTCCCGGATCCGCCCCCGCGCTGACGCAACTCCTCAGCGGGCAGGTCGACCTCATGTTCATGGGGACCCAAACCGCCGCAGACCTGGCCAAGGCAGGGAAGGTGAAGGTGCTCGGTGTGACGTCGGCCAAGCGGATGGACGCGTACCCGGAATTCCCGACGCTTGCCGAGCAGGGCCTGCCAATCGATGTTGCAGTCTGGTACGGCTTCATGGCTCCCGCAAACACGCCGGCGGCCATCAAGGACCACTTGGCCAAGGAGATTCTGGCAGTTCTGCAGGACCCTGCCGTGCTGAAAGAGCTGCGCGATCGCACGATGGTGATCACGCCGCAATCTGCCGCCCAGTTCTCACGGTTCCTGAGTGACGAAGAAGCGCGCTGGACCAGCCTCATCAAGGCCAAGAACATCCGAATCGACAACTGACGCGTTCCGGCCTGGTACCGGAACTGGCCGAGCTGGAGCGACAACTCGAATCGCTGCAGCGTGACATCCGGCATCTGCAACTCGAACGCCGATCTCCGAGAAGGTTGTGCAGCGGTTGATGAAGCAAGAGAGCCTGATCGTCGCCAAGCCCAAGCGGCGTCGGTACGGCTCATATCTGCGGGAGATCGGTCCAGCGCCCGAGAACCTCATCAATCGCGACTTCCACGCCGCAGCGCC
This genomic window from Variovorax sp. V93 contains:
- a CDS encoding branched-chain amino acid ABC transporter permease; this translates as MRQDASLTLRPIVFLLAAAVIAPALIYPIFLMKVMCFAIFACAVNLLVGYVGLLSLGHSMFFGMSAYVTAYTLKEWGWPFEIALLCAVLASTVLGFIAGAIAIRRQGIYFAMITLALAQMVYFFCLQAPFTGGEDGLQKVPRPVVLGLLDTADDKALYVIVLVMFLAAFAIYHRTIHSPFGQVLEAIRDNEPRAVSLGYKVNRYKLLAFVLSAALTGLAGGTKVLVFQLASLTDVNWHMATEVVLMVLVGGMGTVVGPLVGAVCILAMQEYLAPLGEWVMVIQGVILVTVVMVFRRGLVGEFEVWRARKSSLTEAAEHPGHQERAVGLAAPKGANPHR
- a CDS encoding Ldh family oxidoreductase, giving the protein MSDSIRMKLDEVHELATTLLLAQGFNQAHANAIANTVTAAERDECRHHGLFRIPFYVNALRAGQASGDAEPTVDDLAPAVVRVDAHYGFSPLALEVGDELLAKRAQETGIAALAVNNALNVAALWPEVERLANRGLVAFAFVAAAPYVAPHGGTKPLYGTNPMAFAWPRLNNPPMVFDQASSASARGEIQVRLRDGKPLPEGWAVGPDGKPTTDPKAALAGAQLPFGGVKGASIAMMVELLAGPLVGDLLSYEAGEKDAANTGAPCGGELIIAIDPVRCLKNGNRKAQLEHGEQLFSKILEQEGTRLPSQRRYEARGRTVVEGVTVPKSLYDTLKLFSTGTYVRQDNAYEGDDLLRGKPAKAVA
- a CDS encoding CaiB/BaiF CoA transferase family protein, with product MSLPNASVLEGVLVLDAATYIAAPLSAAILSEFGAQVIKIEHPRSGDPLRRFGTKGTDPGASMQWLNENRNKRSVTIDLGKPEGRDLFIALAKQADVVVENFRPGTFERWGLSWETLHAANPRLVMLRLSAFGQDGPLREQVGLARIAHAFSGVMSISGEPDRPPANPGPTSLADYVAGVYGALGLLLALLERERSGQGQFVDLALYEPMLRTMDEAFAVFDRTGFIRQRFGSQVATVAPTANYECADGRFVTIGIPDEKMFARLACAMNLPHLAQPGSQFSTNAMRVEHRTEIESIVRAWVGSHDRDTVIRLLQNADVPCAPILDVGELARHPHVAARENFVTRPDGSGGTITMQAPVPKLSRTPGRVSTSGPALGEATDEILTRLLGLGELELADLRAKQVI
- the proC gene encoding pyrroline-5-carboxylate reductase; this translates as MHYQIAFVGGGNMAQAMVSGLLQLGVPPHEVLVIDPDVQQLKRVQEAHGVRVADTPDGNLDGVDLIVWAVKPQVLRSAAEKALPPGLDVLHLSVAAGVRLSELATWLRSGRVVRAMPNTPAFVRAGVTALQAASGVDESERRLLERLLGGIGRTFWVNTDAEMDGVTAVSGSGPAYVFHFLESLQSAGEELGFSPRMAHDLALWVVGGAVQQAGASPESFAELRRRVTSKGGTTEAALEVLHARNCKGALAEAVKAAADRARELGDQVAQG
- a CDS encoding alpha/beta hydrolase; translation: MATRSYRQPATPLDYRNQAAVPDHQRYSDNWRAMSEATRRRLVHWSDVPYGRGELQTCDIFPARNNNAPVFVFIHGGWWHFLDKSDYSYVAQPFVERGAACVCINYPLAPKATIGEIVASVQAALLWIHHNIREYGGDPGRIAVGGHSAGGHLSAMSAFTNWDKLGGPENLVKVNCAISGLYDLVPILDTPHNEKIRMDRATADAASPVDLVRPSAAKHILCVGAAETAGFLWQHDTFVELCKERGLVVEDLRLAGEHHFSVVDQVANAESELFKSLWTAMTAG
- a CDS encoding Bug family tripartite tricarboxylate transporter substrate binding protein — protein: MSLRNLALGAVLAAFLLPVSAQTDNFPQRPIRLVVPWSPGAHTDAVARLMADRLTTRLKQPVLVDNKPGATGIIGATLVARSQPDGYTLLFALPETNVLNPLIYKNIAYTAKDFDAVAFMGVVPFALVANPSSKASTVSDFVRLAKEKPGAVSVATWGIGSTAHVATALIEQSANVQLLHVPFPGSAPALTQLLSGQVDLMFMGTQTAADLAKAGKVKVLGVTSAKRMDAYPEFPTLAEQGLPIDVAVWYGFMAPANTPAAIKDHLAKEILAVLQDPAVLKELRDRTMVITPQSAAQFSRFLSDEEARWTSLIKAKNIRIDN
- a CDS encoding pyridoxamine 5'-phosphate oxidase family protein encodes the protein MVHSIIDEAIVCHVSFIYEDQPCIIPTTILRIDEDIYLHGSPTNRMLCVLAQGVPAAIAVTHIDAVVAGRSGFGCSVDYRSAIIYSSGQLVEGPHKAEIVDRVIQSVVPGHRVRAPKQKELDATMVLRFPIVEVSAKVRDLGVRDYEEDLGLDLWAGTIPLRVVAGAPVNAPDLRPGIRTPDYALNYQRGRG
- a CDS encoding enoyl-CoA hydratase/isomerase family protein, with amino-acid sequence MSSQFRQRSTLALHRCDGVLVVCLNRPKALNAINRTMREELRQTLGEAQRDGGISALVLTASGRAFCAGHDIKELLALSPSAASAVMLEIGDLYRDLRAFSKPLVTALNGLALGGGVALALLSDARLAIPDFEFGFPEIDHGLVTALGPWLLGLFLPPALAHQIVLSGARLSAEQCTKYGLVSERVEPNDLLSKAISCASSLAEKPQSAFSIMKARFAAVTDAGFHEALAAGAGMQEVAHAARLEVRSHSQKHEHGPVEGIRPQHCQRSSS
- a CDS encoding ABC transporter substrate-binding protein, whose protein sequence is MSSKALKFFAAGLAALTAIASLVAPGPASAQVSGDVVKIGILNDQSGLYSDLAGVGSVEAARLAIEEFGGQVLGKKIELVWADHQNKADIGAGIARAWFDKDGVDAIADFSNSSVGFAVQALANERKKITLITAASSDFTGKACTPLSTQWVYNSYSNGYGLARLMTQRGLDSVYLLTVDYAFGHAFANDVRKAVTDNGGKVVGELRFPLNSSDLSSYLLQGQASKAKLIVAASAGSDMTSIVKQATEFGITPKQALAAPSVFLTDVHSMGLQAAQGLQFLTAFYWDRTPASRAWSEKFFARRKAMPTMTQAGVYSAVRHYLKAIEAAKTDDAAAVADKMRELPIKDMNIENGRVREDGQAMHDMYLVEVKKPAESKRAWDYYKVVATVPAEQAFQPLATSACPLVKK